The Argonema galeatum A003/A1 genome includes a window with the following:
- a CDS encoding ABC transporter ATP-binding protein: MAQSRLGKLVAYLRPHWKQVLLGVLALLVVNAVGVYIPLLIRDTIDKLNITFSFNEILHFVVLILVLATVMWVIRVVSRILLFGVGRQVEFDLKQKIFQHLLKVEPSYFSTNTSGDLINRATSDVENIRRLLGFAVLSLANTVFAYALTLPVMLSINVPLSLEALAVYPFMLLLVQLFSDKLRTQQMGVQEELSNISDLIQEDMSGISLIKIYAQEENERRAFRHLNERLLQANLQLAKTRTTLFPLVEGMSYISLLVLLWLGVGEIAKGNLSIGNFLALILYVERLVFPTALLGFTITTYQRGEVSIDRVESILTVEAKIKDEPDAIALPEKQVKGKVQARGLSYTYPGANTPALKDVSFTIEPGETVAVVGPIGSGKSTLANALPRLLDISADTLFLDGYDITKLQLADLRGAIAYVPQESFLFSTTIKNNIRYGDPAAEQPQVEYAAKQAQIHPEILNFPQQYETIVGERGITLSGGQRQRTSLSRALLVDAPVLILDDALSSVDNQTATAILENLSTGERKTVVFISHQMSAAASCDRIFVMDKGAIVQTGTHVQLLQQPGLYQTLWNQQKLEEMLR, encoded by the coding sequence ATGGCTCAATCACGACTGGGAAAATTAGTTGCATACCTGCGTCCCCACTGGAAACAAGTATTGCTAGGCGTTCTAGCTTTACTTGTTGTCAACGCAGTGGGAGTTTATATTCCGCTGCTGATTCGCGATACTATTGACAAACTCAATATCACATTCAGCTTCAATGAGATTTTGCACTTTGTAGTGCTGATCCTGGTACTGGCTACTGTGATGTGGGTGATTCGCGTGGTATCGCGCATTTTGCTATTTGGCGTCGGTCGTCAAGTAGAGTTTGACCTCAAACAAAAGATTTTTCAACATCTGCTTAAGGTAGAACCTTCTTATTTTTCCACCAACACATCGGGAGATTTAATTAACCGCGCTACCAGCGATGTGGAGAATATTCGACGGCTGCTGGGATTCGCTGTATTGAGTTTGGCAAATACGGTATTTGCTTATGCACTCACTTTGCCGGTGATGCTATCGATTAATGTGCCGCTGAGTTTAGAAGCGCTTGCAGTCTACCCATTTATGTTGCTGCTGGTGCAACTTTTTAGCGATAAGTTACGCACGCAACAGATGGGTGTTCAGGAGGAGTTATCTAACATCAGCGACTTGATTCAAGAAGATATGAGCGGAATTTCGTTAATCAAAATCTACGCTCAGGAAGAAAACGAACGTCGTGCTTTCCGTCATTTAAACGAGCGACTTTTGCAGGCAAATCTCCAGCTGGCTAAAACGCGGACAACGTTGTTTCCGCTTGTGGAAGGTATGTCTTATATTAGCTTGTTGGTGCTGCTGTGGCTTGGGGTTGGAGAGATTGCCAAAGGTAATCTCTCGATTGGTAATTTTCTCGCTTTAATCCTTTATGTGGAACGCTTGGTTTTTCCAACAGCACTATTGGGTTTTACTATTACTACTTATCAGCGGGGAGAAGTTAGTATCGATCGCGTAGAATCAATTCTTACCGTCGAAGCCAAAATTAAAGACGAACCGGATGCGATCGCTTTACCAGAAAAACAGGTAAAAGGTAAGGTTCAAGCTCGCGGTTTGAGTTACACTTACCCTGGTGCTAATACTCCGGCCTTAAAAGATGTTAGTTTTACTATTGAGCCTGGGGAAACTGTGGCGGTTGTGGGGCCGATCGGTTCTGGAAAATCAACGCTTGCTAATGCTTTGCCTCGTCTTTTAGATATTTCTGCCGATACTTTGTTTCTGGATGGCTATGATATCACTAAGTTGCAATTGGCTGATTTGCGGGGTGCGATCGCTTATGTCCCCCAAGAAAGTTTTCTCTTCAGCACCACTATCAAAAATAACATCCGCTACGGCGACCCGGCAGCCGAACAGCCACAGGTAGAATACGCGGCGAAACAAGCGCAAATTCATCCAGAAATTCTCAATTTTCCCCAACAATACGAAACAATTGTCGGAGAACGCGGCATCACTCTTTCTGGCGGACAGCGACAGCGTACATCTCTGTCTCGTGCGTTGCTTGTCGATGCGCCAGTGCTGATTTTGGATGATGCTCTTTCCAGCGTCGATAATCAGACTGCTACTGCTATTTTGGAAAATTTGTCAACTGGTGAGCGTAAAACAGTTGTTTTTATCTCTCACCAGATGTCTGCTGCTGCAAGTTGCGATCGCATCTTCGTCATGGATAAAGGTGCGATCGTCCAAACTGGTACTCATGTCCAATTGCTGCAACAACCGGGTTTGTACCAGACACTTTGGAATCAACAAAAGCTAGAAGAAATGTTGCGCTAA